In a genomic window of Microterricola viridarii:
- a CDS encoding phage minor capsid protein, translating into MLGITTSRVQQAQTVQRFLSEGITDFVDRGGRRWTIGSYAEMAGRTTVNRAFNDAGVWRMQQSGISLVTVVRGLDSREKCAQWAGRILSTDGTYQLPHTTGMGTVTVVVAGTVDGARNTGWNHPNCRFRLVAFLPGLTVPQADTTYDPAAERERAEQRRLEREIRAAKRKEAVAMDDVQRAKARAKVGGAQAQMRGFIQETGRHRQSYREQLHFADGRGGRAAGGEAFTARPHRPLIAADRVSARNLDDVREAQRGAQSVPQGAYPRAHELATGDRLARAGINVQWRVEDFTPGVKNPDVTIAGHIWDFKSPEGGGKNTISNQFSRAKEQGVQRIVIDLARSPLDATAALAESRRRLAGGDWFTEVIFIDQAGTVTWLTKE; encoded by the coding sequence GTGCTCGGCATCACCACGAGCCGGGTGCAGCAGGCGCAGACCGTGCAGCGGTTCCTGTCCGAGGGCATCACCGACTTCGTCGACAGGGGCGGGCGCCGATGGACGATCGGCTCCTACGCGGAGATGGCCGGCCGCACCACCGTGAACCGGGCCTTCAACGACGCCGGCGTTTGGCGGATGCAGCAATCCGGAATCAGCCTCGTCACCGTCGTGCGCGGCCTCGACTCCCGCGAGAAGTGCGCCCAGTGGGCCGGCCGCATCCTCTCCACCGACGGCACCTACCAGCTGCCGCACACGACTGGCATGGGCACCGTCACCGTCGTGGTGGCCGGCACCGTCGACGGGGCGCGCAACACCGGCTGGAACCACCCAAACTGCCGGTTCCGTCTCGTCGCTTTCTTGCCCGGGCTGACCGTCCCCCAGGCTGACACGACCTACGACCCGGCCGCCGAGCGCGAGCGGGCTGAGCAGCGCCGCCTCGAGCGCGAGATCCGCGCGGCGAAGCGCAAGGAAGCCGTCGCCATGGACGACGTGCAGCGGGCCAAGGCCCGCGCGAAGGTAGGTGGCGCACAGGCCCAGATGCGCGGCTTCATCCAGGAAACCGGCCGGCATCGGCAGTCCTACCGCGAACAGCTGCATTTCGCGGATGGCCGCGGCGGCCGCGCGGCAGGCGGTGAAGCATTCACAGCCAGGCCACACCGCCCGCTGATCGCCGCCGACAGAGTCTCTGCACGCAACCTCGACGACGTCCGCGAGGCACAGCGCGGCGCCCAGTCTGTTCCCCAGGGTGCCTACCCACGAGCCCACGAACTCGCGACAGGCGACCGCTTGGCTCGCGCCGGCATCAACGTGCAGTGGCGCGTCGAGGACTTCACGCCCGGCGTGAAGAATCCGGACGTCACTATCGCCGGGCATATCTGGGACTTCAAGTCCCCCGAAGGCGGCGGCAAGAACACGATCTCGAATCAGTTCAGTCGCGCGAAGGAACAAGGCGTCCAGCGGATCGTGATCGACCTCGCTCGGAGCCCTCTCGACGCAACTGCGGCTCTCGCGGAATCCCGGCGCCGCCTCGCTGGTGGCGACTGGTTCACCGAGGTGATCTTCATCGACCAGGCCGGCACTGTCACCTGGCTCACCAAGGAATGA